The following proteins are encoded in a genomic region of Micropterus dolomieu isolate WLL.071019.BEF.003 ecotype Adirondacks linkage group LG04, ASM2129224v1, whole genome shotgun sequence:
- the LOC123969718 gene encoding proline-rich receptor-like protein kinase PERK10 has protein sequence MFISSGRCRADLAEVRLSPVCLPPPACRLTCVPPRSASAAACDRACAPWRTLDQVHLPPSSESAGLAYLPSPLGHLPQHPLGSPSCLVTVSLPPHSSTNSVVSSPVPPFFLGPRYLPVPLSQPPWSHLLLGPQCSSVPRARVPPASTSPSPPLPQTLFPSINPLSPEGCFWVLSVQHTLQYITN, from the exons ATGTTCAT ATCGAGTGGGAGGTGTCGCGCTGATCTGGCAGAGGTGCGCCTGTCTCCCGTGTGCCTGCCTCCTCCTGCATGCCGTCTCACCTGCGTGCCGCCCCGCTCTGCATCGGCAGCCGCGTGTGACCGTGCGTGCGCGCCCTGGCGCACCCTCGACCAG GTTCACTTACCGCCGTCCTCTGAGTCAGCTGGGCTTGCCTACCTGCCCTCTCCTCTCGGGCATCTTCCACAGCACCCTCTCGGCTCCCCCTCGTGCCTCGTGACAGTtagcctgccaccacactcctccaccaacaGTGTAGTTAGTTCTCCCGTGCCTCCTTTCTTCCTTGGCCCCCGGTACCTCCCAGTTCCCTTGTCCCAGCCTCCTTGGTCCCACCTGCTCCTCGGCCCCCAGTGCTCCTCAGTCCCCCGTGCCCGTGTtcccccggcatccacctctccctcacctccacttcCTCAaaccctttttccctcaataaatcCTCTTTCACCTGAGGgttgcttttgggtcctctctgtccaacaTACACTACAATATATCACTaactag